A single Cherax quadricarinatus isolate ZL_2023a chromosome 4, ASM3850222v1, whole genome shotgun sequence DNA region contains:
- the LOC128684469 gene encoding protein IMPACT-B isoform X4: protein MADNNSACQRDEIEALSSIYGTDFHTESLEHKTYSVEITEGEVSSLLQVTMPPDYPSDSPPIYMLSAPWLKGLQRQELCGYLEEIYLENLGESVIYLWVERIRQFMVEHDQAREQQDHHQITLSLASCKLEDETEDLTPCPKIISGEIISDRKSHFQPHLAAVKSEAHVKQVLRKLYENKKIANATHNMFAYRFYPEGSSNVNQNCEDDGEIHAGSRLLHLLQILDAKDVLVVVTRWYGGILLGPDRFKHINNAARQILVSCGYICTQDDKGKKNKKGK, encoded by the exons AGGGATGAAATCGAGGCTCTTTCATCTATTTATGGCACAGACTTCCACACAGAAAGCCTTGAGCATAAAACCTACAGTGTAGAGATTACAGAGGGAGAAGTGTCATCTCTCCTGCAG gTAACAATGCCTCCAGACTATCCGAGTGACTCTCCTCCAATTTACATGTTAAGTGCACCATGGCTGAAGGGACTCCAGCGCCAAGAACTCTGTGGATACTTGGAGGAAATTTATCT AGAAAATCTTGGGGAGAGCGTCATCTACCTGTGGGTTGAGAGGATACGTCAGTTTATGGTGGAGCACGACCAAGCCAGGGAACAGCAGGACCACCACCAG ATCACATTAAGTTTAGCATCATGTAAGCTGGAAGACGAAACAGAAGACCTAACACCTTGTCCTAAGATAATTTCTGGTGAGATTATCTCCGATCGCAAAAGTCACTTTCAGCCACACCTTGCGGCCGTCAAATCAGAGGCTCATGTCAA GCAGGTATTGAGGAAGCTGTATGAGAACAAGAAGATTGCAAATGCAACTCATAATATGTTTGCCTACCGATTTTACCCCGAGGGATCCTCAAACGTTAACCAGAACTGTGAGGACGATGGAGAGATTCATGCAGGCAGTCGTCTCCTGCACCTGCTCCAG ATCCTTGACGCCAAGGATGTTTTGGTTGTGGTGACGAGATGGTACGGGGGAATACTTCTGGGCCCTGACAGATTTAAACACATCAACAATGCTGCCCGACAAATTTTGGTCTCCTGTGGTTACATCTGTACACAGGATGATAaagggaaaaaaaataaaaaagggaagTAG
- the LOC128684469 gene encoding protein IMPACT-B isoform X2, whose amino-acid sequence MVQTVIALIIYSKCNIKYRDEIEALSSIYGTDFHTESLEHKTYSVEITEGEVSSLLQVTMPPDYPSDSPPIYMLSAPWLKGLQRQELCGYLEEIYLENLGESVIYLWVERIRQFMVEHDQAREQQDHHQITLSLASCKLEDETEDLTPCPKIISGEIISDRKSHFQPHLAAVKSEAHVKQVLRKLYENKKIANATHNMFAYRFYPEGSSNVNQNCEDDGEIHAGSRLLHLLQILDAKDVLVVVTRWYGGILLGPDRFKHINNAARQILVSCGYICTQDDKGKKNKKGK is encoded by the exons AGGGATGAAATCGAGGCTCTTTCATCTATTTATGGCACAGACTTCCACACAGAAAGCCTTGAGCATAAAACCTACAGTGTAGAGATTACAGAGGGAGAAGTGTCATCTCTCCTGCAG gTAACAATGCCTCCAGACTATCCGAGTGACTCTCCTCCAATTTACATGTTAAGTGCACCATGGCTGAAGGGACTCCAGCGCCAAGAACTCTGTGGATACTTGGAGGAAATTTATCT AGAAAATCTTGGGGAGAGCGTCATCTACCTGTGGGTTGAGAGGATACGTCAGTTTATGGTGGAGCACGACCAAGCCAGGGAACAGCAGGACCACCACCAG ATCACATTAAGTTTAGCATCATGTAAGCTGGAAGACGAAACAGAAGACCTAACACCTTGTCCTAAGATAATTTCTGGTGAGATTATCTCCGATCGCAAAAGTCACTTTCAGCCACACCTTGCGGCCGTCAAATCAGAGGCTCATGTCAA GCAGGTATTGAGGAAGCTGTATGAGAACAAGAAGATTGCAAATGCAACTCATAATATGTTTGCCTACCGATTTTACCCCGAGGGATCCTCAAACGTTAACCAGAACTGTGAGGACGATGGAGAGATTCATGCAGGCAGTCGTCTCCTGCACCTGCTCCAG ATCCTTGACGCCAAGGATGTTTTGGTTGTGGTGACGAGATGGTACGGGGGAATACTTCTGGGCCCTGACAGATTTAAACACATCAACAATGCTGCCCGACAAATTTTGGTCTCCTGTGGTTACATCTGTACACAGGATGATAaagggaaaaaaaataaaaaagggaagTAG
- the LOC128684469 gene encoding protein IMPACT-B isoform X3 — protein sequence MADNNSACQRDEIEALSSIYGTDFHTESLEHKTYSVEITEGEVSSLLQVTMPPDYPSDSPPIYMLSAPWLKGLQRQELCGYLEEIYLENLGESVIYLWVERIRQFMVEHDQAREQQDHHQITLSLASCKLEDETEDLTPCPKIISGEIISDRKSHFQPHLAAVKSEAHVKQVLRKLYENKKIANATHNMFAYRFYPEGSSNVNQNCEDDGEIHAGSRLLHLLQILDAKDVLVVVTRWYGGVHLGPDRFKHINNAARQILDLCGYIICTQDDKGKKNKKGK from the exons AGGGATGAAATCGAGGCTCTTTCATCTATTTATGGCACAGACTTCCACACAGAAAGCCTTGAGCATAAAACCTACAGTGTAGAGATTACAGAGGGAGAAGTGTCATCTCTCCTGCAG gTAACAATGCCTCCAGACTATCCGAGTGACTCTCCTCCAATTTACATGTTAAGTGCACCATGGCTGAAGGGACTCCAGCGCCAAGAACTCTGTGGATACTTGGAGGAAATTTATCT AGAAAATCTTGGGGAGAGCGTCATCTACCTGTGGGTTGAGAGGATACGTCAGTTTATGGTGGAGCACGACCAAGCCAGGGAACAGCAGGACCACCACCAG ATCACATTAAGTTTAGCATCATGTAAGCTGGAAGACGAAACAGAAGACCTAACACCTTGTCCTAAGATAATTTCTGGTGAGATTATCTCCGATCGCAAAAGTCACTTTCAGCCACACCTTGCGGCCGTCAAATCAGAGGCTCATGTCAA GCAGGTATTGAGGAAGCTGTATGAGAACAAGAAGATTGCAAATGCAACTCATAATATGTTTGCCTACCGATTTTACCCCGAGGGATCCTCAAACGTTAACCAGAACTGTGAGGACGATGGAGAGATTCATGCAGGCAGTCGTCTCCTGCACCTGCTCCAG ATCCTTGATGCCAAGGATGTTTTGGTTGTAGTGACCAGATGGTATGGGGGAGTCCACCTAGGACCCGACAGATTTAAGCACATCAACAATGCTGCTCGACAGATTTTGGACTTGTGTGGTTATATTATCTGTACGCAGGatgacaaggggaaaaaaaataaaaagggcAAATAG
- the LOC128684469 gene encoding protein IMPACT-B isoform X1 → MVQTVIALIIYSKCNIKYRDEIEALSSIYGTDFHTESLEHKTYSVEITEGEVSSLLQVTMPPDYPSDSPPIYMLSAPWLKGLQRQELCGYLEEIYLENLGESVIYLWVERIRQFMVEHDQAREQQDHHQITLSLASCKLEDETEDLTPCPKIISGEIISDRKSHFQPHLAAVKSEAHVKQVLRKLYENKKIANATHNMFAYRFYPEGSSNVNQNCEDDGEIHAGSRLLHLLQILDAKDVLVVVTRWYGGVHLGPDRFKHINNAARQILDLCGYIICTQDDKGKKNKKGK, encoded by the exons AGGGATGAAATCGAGGCTCTTTCATCTATTTATGGCACAGACTTCCACACAGAAAGCCTTGAGCATAAAACCTACAGTGTAGAGATTACAGAGGGAGAAGTGTCATCTCTCCTGCAG gTAACAATGCCTCCAGACTATCCGAGTGACTCTCCTCCAATTTACATGTTAAGTGCACCATGGCTGAAGGGACTCCAGCGCCAAGAACTCTGTGGATACTTGGAGGAAATTTATCT AGAAAATCTTGGGGAGAGCGTCATCTACCTGTGGGTTGAGAGGATACGTCAGTTTATGGTGGAGCACGACCAAGCCAGGGAACAGCAGGACCACCACCAG ATCACATTAAGTTTAGCATCATGTAAGCTGGAAGACGAAACAGAAGACCTAACACCTTGTCCTAAGATAATTTCTGGTGAGATTATCTCCGATCGCAAAAGTCACTTTCAGCCACACCTTGCGGCCGTCAAATCAGAGGCTCATGTCAA GCAGGTATTGAGGAAGCTGTATGAGAACAAGAAGATTGCAAATGCAACTCATAATATGTTTGCCTACCGATTTTACCCCGAGGGATCCTCAAACGTTAACCAGAACTGTGAGGACGATGGAGAGATTCATGCAGGCAGTCGTCTCCTGCACCTGCTCCAG ATCCTTGATGCCAAGGATGTTTTGGTTGTAGTGACCAGATGGTATGGGGGAGTCCACCTAGGACCCGACAGATTTAAGCACATCAACAATGCTGCTCGACAGATTTTGGACTTGTGTGGTTATATTATCTGTACGCAGGatgacaaggggaaaaaaaataaaaagggcAAATAG